The DNA window TTGAACTGGTGCGCGAAGACGATGCCGTCGCGGCGATTGGTTCCGGCTGGAGAGCACTCTTAGCAGATTCGGGCGTGAATCGCAAGCGAATCGGAGTCGTTGGCTTCGGTTATGGAGGTGAGATGGCAATGCGCGCGATGACTGCAGAGTCTTCCATTCGCTGCGGTGTGGCGTGGTATCCGTCCAAAGCTCCGGCGGACTCGCTTCTGCCGCGCATCGCGACACCCCTGATGATAATCACGGCTAATCCGGCGGGCACCACCCCCACGCCCCAAGCAGAAGCCCTAAGCAGGCAACTAATCCAGCAGGGTGTGCGCGCAGAAATGCTGGTCATAAAGGCTGAGAATGGTTTCTTTGAACCGGCTAACGGCGCAGCCTACAGTGCGGCGGCATCCGGCGATGCGATGCGTTTGACTCTCCCCTTCCTCGACAGAAGACTGAAACTTTAGATCTCCTCTTGATCTGAATGCAAGAAGGCAGACCTTTTAAGTCTGCCTTCTTTTTGTTACTTGGTCAAACATCAATCCGTTGACTTCATCCCGAGGTTGGAAATCATGAAGTCATACATTGCGTGATATGCCTTGAGCTTATTTTCGCGCTTGCGCAGACCGTGACCCTCGTCTTCGAAAATGAGATATTCAACCTGCTTACCATTCTTGCGCGCGGCTTCGACAATTTGATCCGACTCCGCGACTTTCACGCGAGGGTCATTCCGACCCTGCACAATGAGTAGCGGCCGGACGATGCGATCCGCGAAATTCACTGGTGACTGACGAAACATGCGAGCACTGTCCTCAGGGATCTCCGGATTGCCGATTTCCTGATGGAAATACGACTGATAGGGACGCCAATACGGTGGAACGGATTCGAGCAGCGTAAACAGATTTGAGGGGCCGACCCAGTCCATGCCCAATGCAAATTCTTCCGGTGTGAATGTCAGAGCAGCCAATGTCATGTAGCCGCCGTAAGAGCCTCCCCAGATGACAGTTTTCGACGTGTCCGCTTCAGGATACGTCTCTGCAATGTAGCTCTTGAGTGCGACCACGTCCCAGAGCGGATCTTCCCCCCAACGCTTGTCGTCAGCCAAGTAATACGACTTGCCATAACCCGTCGAGCCGCGCACGTTTGGGGTTGCAACTATGAATCCACGACTGACAAGATACTGAATCCACGGGGAATAGAATGGTTTTTGCTGAGCCATCGGACCGCCGTGTATCTCAATCACCACGGGCGTTCGGTTGCCCCATTTGGGCTTCACTGGTCGATAAATCCATGCCGGAATCTCCAAGCCGTCAAACGACTCGTAGCGCACCAACTCCGAGCGCACCAGCATATCTGATCGCAATTGACTCGCGTCAAAAAGATTTGTCAGCTTAATCAACTCATACGTTTCAAGATCATACAGATACTGGTCGCCCGGAATATTATCCGCATTGACATAGATTCGCAAGTAGCGCTCGCTTCGGGAGAATCCTACCGGTATAATCTCGGCGGGTGGAAGCGGCGGCAATTGAAGCTCTTCTCCAGTCTTCACGTTCTCGATATTCACGCGCGTAATCCCGTCTTCGTTGATGCGCGTCACGAAATATGTGTTCTTATGACTGAAACTCGCGCCGACAACATCCCAGTCTGCTTCCAGCGCGACTTCCCACTCCTTGTTTTCCGTGTTATACGACATTAGTCTGTAGAACTCGGAATCTTTGTCAGTGATCACATAGAGCGTCTTGCCATCGGGCGCAAAGTCCGCGAATTCGTAGTTGGCCTCGCCGTCTTCCTGCGAGGTGATCGCCGTCATCGTCTTTTGGGTTACATCATAAGAGAAAAGATTAGAGGACAAGGTGTTGATGAATTGCGAGAGAATCAGTGTGCTGTTATCCGGCGAGACGCCAACTACCGTAAGCGTGGAATTGTTCTCGAAAATTCGTGACGCTTTCATCGTTCGCACGTCAAGGCTGTAGGTGTCCATGTATTGCGGGTCGCGTTCGTTGGTGCTGTAGTAGAGATAGTAACCGTCATGGGACCAGCCCAGAAAATCCGCGCGCGTACCTTCCGCCGTCAGCGACTGCGACTTCTTATTGACAAAACTGTAAACAAAGAGCCGGAAATTCTCGTCGCCGCCCTTATCCATGATGTAGAAAATCATCTCAGCATTCGTCGGGCACCACGTGATTCTGTAAATCGCGTCCTCGGTCGTGAACAGCGGGGTCCAATCTCCGCCGCGCACGGGCATGAGATACGGCTGGGAGTGTCCGTATTTGTCCGACACAAACACAAACTGTTTTTCATCGGGCGAAAAGGACAGGCTCCCGACCCGATAGGTCCTGAAGAACTCCTCGAGAGTCAACTCCGCCGTACTTTGTGCAGTAG is part of the bacterium genome and encodes:
- a CDS encoding S9 family peptidase; this translates as MDKRVSRMWSALAALVLIMNAATAQSTAELTLEEFFRTYRVGSLSFSPDEKQFVFVSDKYGHSQPYLMPVRGGDWTPLFTTEDAIYRITWCPTNAEMIFYIMDKGGDENFRLFVYSFVNKKSQSLTAEGTRADFLGWSHDGYYLYYSTNERDPQYMDTYSLDVRTMKASRIFENNSTLTVVGVSPDNSTLILSQFINTLSSNLFSYDVTQKTMTAITSQEDGEANYEFADFAPDGKTLYVITDKDSEFYRLMSYNTENKEWEVALEADWDVVGASFSHKNTYFVTRINEDGITRVNIENVKTGEELQLPPLPPAEIIPVGFSRSERYLRIYVNADNIPGDQYLYDLETYELIKLTNLFDASQLRSDMLVRSELVRYESFDGLEIPAWIYRPVKPKWGNRTPVVIEIHGGPMAQQKPFYSPWIQYLVSRGFIVATPNVRGSTGYGKSYYLADDKRWGEDPLWDVVALKSYIAETYPEADTSKTVIWGGSYGGYMTLAALTFTPEEFALGMDWVGPSNLFTLLESVPPYWRPYQSYFHQEIGNPEIPEDSARMFRQSPVNFADRIVRPLLIVQGRNDPRVKVAESDQIVEAARKNGKQVEYLIFEDEGHGLRKRENKLKAYHAMYDFMISNLGMKSTD